A region of the Dreissena polymorpha isolate Duluth1 chromosome 6, UMN_Dpol_1.0, whole genome shotgun sequence genome:
GGGTTTTATAGTATTGACCGGCCCGGGCGGGCAATACTGGGAAAACCCGGGTTTTACTGGGTTTTACTGGGCAATAGTGGGCAATACTGGGTGATAAAgatattgaaatattgtataaCTTATATGATAATAATGAGTTTGTTCATATTAAAAGAACATatctattaacaattttaacTATTAGTTTCATTGTCAACTTCTAATTCACGTGAAAACATATTCATTATTCCTtctcattttcatgaaaatggaaattctttttcaTTGTCTGTTTGGATAGGCATTACTTGGGTATCgaagatattacacaattatacaacagcacaacttgcataatgataataatgattaagtacataacagaaaataactattaatttaagCAATTCTTTTCTATTATTTACACATTAACTTCTATTTCATGTGGATGCATgttaataatttctttttttctgcAAGGATCtgcaattcattttgtgtttgttttggatggtttggatggactttactgggtaataaagatattacacaattatataaattatataattataagtctctataaaaacatatccattaattattaataattagaaaatatttgttaaattttaacCAACTATAttatgtggaaagtttggaatcctaataatactttacttttttgtaaatgaaattaaatgtaatggtctttatggacaatactgggtataacttggtatctgtgttttatctgatttacattttattaactcacattatttttctaaaattatgataggatatgtaacagaatggtatttatgaaagaaaagggaaatgggtagagacatgagggattatacatgtaatatatctttttgttatcattcaaataatttagttgatctcatgttgcattaagactcctgccccaatttagtgttttaaattattgacacagttttgtgtcatcatttatgacaCTCACTCAGTTTGTACAACTAACAATAACACTGGACCACTTGAAAACATTGGACCTATTTTGGCCATATAAGGGCCCTATTAGGACCAGACAAAggccctctaactgtttattaggggccataaaagatacacagactagtgccaattagggcccacccataaactgtgaaaacatgctttgcgATTGCAacagtaagtgacagattcctgttaattgtgtttcaatattaaaaagtatttcttcaatgatccctaATTAccaattctgactttaaagtttaattaCTGTGATTGTAATTCTTTGTTATCTGCACAAACATGAAACCTACTAGAGATCCTATTTGGGGATTTTATGATAAAATCACAGAAGGAAATAGGGCTAAAACCAAGTGTAAAACATGTTCATGTGAAGTGAGTGCCAACATTGAAAGACTAAAAACTAATCTTCAAAAATGTTCTAAGGCAGTGCAAGTGAGCAAAGCTACAGATAGAACTACATCATAGGCTGGCAGAGAagtaaggatgataaaaaacaattacaactgcatgttaaatgaagaaaaaatagtattgCCCATTATTGCCCACTTTCAGAGTATTGCCCAGGGCAGGAAAAAACGGGTTTTCCCGGGGGCGGGTTTTTCGTGCTAACCCTGAATCTGTTCCATTACTACCCCTGTGTTAAGTGACATGACCAAAAAAGACcaaatgtatgcaaatataaTCTTTGGATTCCGAATAATCACTGGCCTTTCGACTATTTTCGTTTATTCTGCATTTCTTTATTTTGGATGAGACAACCATTGAAATGTCATCAAGTGGAACGTTTCAATTTTACAAAAGAGGCAGTACTATAGCAAGCCTGCCAAGAAAATGTGCAAAACCTAAACATGCATACAAGGTGAgtttataattgtgttttaagccCATCATATTTATAACTGGACAGTGTATAATATTGGCAACTGAAGCATGCCGTTGAGAAAATCTTGAAATGTATTGATTAAAGCTGCAGTGCAgaaatatttatgagaaattatATTGACATTTTGCATTAAATTGCAATCAATTGCACACAACTTTTTCGTaataccccaattattttcattgtcccttgacatattgctttcatattttggatacttgtttaccaacatgaccgcaacctataaacaagagcagacaactctatcaagcattttgtcataattattgccccttttatacttagaatatgcatattattggtaaatatattttaaagttttcatactaccccaaatatttcctatatcctttgacatatttcttttttatgttgcacacttgttaaccaacatgaccccaacctataaataagagcagagaactctatcaagcattttgtcataattattgccccttttatactcagaatatgcatattattggtaaatatatgttaaagtttaaatactacctgaaatatttcctatatcctttgacatattgcttttttatgttgcatacttgtttaccaacatgaccccacctataaacaagagcagagaactctatcaagcattttgtcataattattgccccttttatacttataatatgcatattattggtaaatctatgttaaagtttgcgtactaccccaaatatttcctttatcctttgacatattgcttttatattttgcatacttgttaaccaacatgaccccaacctataaatatGAGCAGACCACTTTagcaagcattttgacataattgtGGTCcattttacacttagataattgaacattttgcttaaattgccataacttccttatttatgattacattttattattactttgacaaaacaacacttacctgaataccacaattgaTACCactcaaacaataccccacgcccctacccagaatccctcccccctccaaaaaatatataatgatattttttttaaacatcatctaataaataaccacacccaacattataccccctctctaCCCCCTacgccccccccacccccacccccccaccccccccccaatttttttttccttttttattttttatattttttaaagatcgtctcacaaattattgaatatgaacaatttccctttgatggcttacgttatactgttaagcactcgaatagtcgagcgcgctgtcctctgacagctcttgtttttatttttgtaaaacaacGATCAGATTTGTTTCATATTCCAACAAAACAACACTGACAAATTTGCTATGGTATTTTAACCAGTAGGGACTATTGTATTGCTTGCAACACCTTCAGAATCTTTTAATATTAGAATTATTAGAATATATCTTGTTTTGAAGAAATTCATtagtttaacaaacaaacatttttttgcaGGACAATGATGCTAAACACAAGAGCAAATCCACAACCGACTGGCTCAAAGACAACGGAGTTTCAACCATGTCAACTCCTCCTTCAAGTCCAAACCTCAACCCAATTGAACATGTGTTGGCTACTTTGAAGGACAACCTAAAACGGAAAGTCAAGCCAAAAACAAAAGTGGAACTAGTCAATGGAATAAAGTACTTTTTGGGGAAACTTGACAGCAGTTAATTGTGCCGAATACATTGATCACATTCATAGGGTTTTACCTCATGTTGTGTTAAACGATTGTGGACCAACAAACTTCTGACCTATTAAGTGttgtaatttttcattaaaacataaacaccTTGGCTTATTTTCCAAATCAATCATAAAAACAACAGAAGTACTGTTAACTTTCTGAATATGGAGTTCagtcttttaatattttttttatgtttgcttAGTTTTGAAGTGGTTAACAGGTTTAATTTTCAATTTGCTTTTCCTACTCTCAACCTTTTTTATGACAAAAATGATCTTGTTGTTTTACAGCATGCTGTTTTAAAGACagaaattttgataaaaaataatttagtgTTGATTGCATCTATATTTTATGGTCATTtcattgtatatttttatattgtcaaaataaaacaaaatatattgttataataaGTAAACAAAGGTGAAACTAGTGTTTCTTATAAAACAAGAACTAGCGATagttcaaataaaactattttggAACAGACTATAAACAATACTATTGTGGTAGCAACAGATTTGACTTCTATTatatcataaattatatttatttactcaTTTGCATTATAtcatattgaaaatatataaacgcatgaagttttatcaaatatattaatgttaaacATGAATTATTTGATCTGAATGTTcgtttatatttctttatattaaatactttagTCCAAATCTACTGCAGAACTAATGAATTTTATAAATAAGGTAATTGTGTATAGTGTGCATCATGAGCTTTTTATGAGAGGCTCATTGTACCTGTTGATAgggattttttttgtataaaactgAACATTGTTTCAATGGTCCTTATGGAGACATAtatttatgccctccttcgaagaagaggtggtatattgttttgcacatgtcggtccgtccgtccgtcggtccgtccaccagattgtttgataactcaagaacgcttaggcctaggatcatgaaacttcataggtacattgaccatgactggcagatgacctctatttattttcaggtcaaaggtcaaggtcacggtgacccgaaatagtaaaatggtttccggatgataactcaagaacacttatgcctaggttcatgaaacttcataggtagaatgattatgactggcagatgacccctattgattttcaggtcactaggtcaaaggttaatgtcacggtgacctgaaatagtaaaatggtttccagatgaatactcaagaatgcatatgcctaggatcaaggaacttcacaggtagattgaacttgactcgcagatggctcctattgattttcaggtcactaggtcaaaggtaaaggttacgttgacccgaaatagtaaaatggtttccggatgataactcaagaacgcttatgcctaggatcatgaaatttgataggCAGATTGaccatgactagcagatgacccctattaattttcagatcacaaggtcaaggtcacagtgacccgaaatagtaaaatggtttccggattataactcaagaacgcttatgcctaaaatcatgaaacttgataggtagattgatcatgactcgcagatgacccctattgattttcagatcactaggtcaaatgtcaagttcacggtgacccgaaattgtaaaatggtttccggttgataactcaagaacacttatgcctaggatcatgaaacttgataggtagattcattgatcatgagtcgcagatgacccctattgattttcaggtcactaggtcaaaggttaaggtcagggcgacccgaaatagtaaaatggtttccagatgataactcaagagtgcttatggctaggataatgaaacttcattggtacattgatcatgactcgcagatgacccctattaatttttatgtcattaggtcaaaggtcaaggtcacagtgacaaaaacatattcacacaatggatgtcactacaatggagagcccatatggggggcatgcatatttta
Encoded here:
- the LOC127833709 gene encoding uncharacterized protein LOC127833709; protein product: MSSSGTFQFYKRGSTIASLPRKCAKPKHAYKDNDAKHKSKSTTDWLKDNGVSTMSTPPSSPNLNPIEHVLATLKDNLKRKVKPKTKVELVNGIKYFLGKLDSS